A DNA window from Zingiber officinale cultivar Zhangliang chromosome 3A, Zo_v1.1, whole genome shotgun sequence contains the following coding sequences:
- the LOC122052012 gene encoding transcription termination factor MTERF15, mitochondrial-like, translating to MNRFHFLSLISKTLAHNRPPRSGDTVLFAFFPYSSDAASAGSSTGQHMFMAQYLVESCGFDQKKAADTSKFLCGIKSRQQPDSVLAFFKSYDFEDKSVKNILVVFPQCLLLDVEKSLAPKFRAFQDLGLSRSDIVHLVRSNPVVLNNRFETILPKIRFWLSILGSKDLLVKLFKQNRWFLGYSVDKRVRPNLEILQEYGVTGQKLATILQYRPRIVLQKPDSLKSLISRVENLGVSRTSGMFHWTLSAVSAVHPNKFKMQLELFRGFGWSEDDYFAAFRKSPTFTNVSVKTLQRKMEFFVNEAGYASSDIMMYPVILTYSLEKRLIPRYQILIFLKFNGYIKNFGKLSTYISYSEKRFFEMYILRYKDECPDLIEFYASLKKH from the coding sequence ATGAACAGGTTCCATTTCTTGTCCCTCATCTCCAAAACTCTCGCTCATAATCGTCCTCCTCGTTCCGGCGATACCGTCCTGTTCGCCTTCTTCCCTTACTCTTCCGACGCCGCTTCCGCTGGCTCCAGCACTGGGCAACACATGTTCATGGCCCAGTATCTCGTCGAATCCTGCGGTTTCGACCAGAAGAAGGCCGCTGATACCTCGAAGTTTCTCTGCGGCATCAAATCGCGGCAGCAGCCAGACTCCGTCCTTGCCTTCTTCAAAAGTTACGACTTCGAGGACAAATCTGTGAAAAATATCCTAGTTGTCTTTCCCCAATGTCTTCTTTTGGACGTAGAGAAATCTCTGGCCCCAAAGTTCCGAGCTTTCCAGGATCTGGGTCTCTCCCGATCCGACATCGTCCACCTCGTCCGATCTAATCCCGTCGTCCTCAATAACAGATTTGAAACCATTCTGCCAAAGATCCGATTTTGGCTAAGCATTCTTGGGTCCAAGGATTTGCTGGTGAAGCTGTTCAAGCAAAACCGGTGGTTTCTTGGGTACAGTGTCGATAAAAGGGTCCGACCCAACCTCGAGATTCTACAGGAGTATGGAGTCACTGGCCAGAAGCTCGCTACTATCTTGCAGTATCGACCGAGGATTGTGTTGCAGAAACCTGATTCATTGAAATCATTGATCAGTCGCGTGGAGAACTTGGGAGTGTCGCGGACATCAGGGATGTTCCACTGGACCCTGTCGGCTGTCAGTGCGGTGCATCCAAACAAGTTCAAGATGCAATTGGAGTTGTTCAGGGGCTTCGGGTGGTCCGAAGATGATTATTTTGCTGCATTCCGAAAGTCTCCTACCTTTACCAATGTATCTGTGAAGACTTTGCAGAGAAAAATGGAGTTCTTTGTGAATGAGGCTGGATATGCTTCATCTGACATAATGATGTATCCAGTGATATTAACatatagcttggagaaaaggttgATTCCGAGATATCAGATCTTGATATTCTTGAAGTTCAACGGATACATCAAAAATTTTGGCAAGTTGTCGACGTACATAAGTTATTCAGAGAAGAGATTCTTTGAGATGTATATCCTTCGCTATAAGGACGAGTGTCCTGATCTGATTGAATTCTATGCAAGTTTAAAAAAACACTAA